The Aulosira sp. FACHB-615 genome includes a window with the following:
- a CDS encoding LysR family transcriptional regulator: MNKIKLEDITLNHLKILKAVDDCGSFSKAAQKLGYSQALISKKVKQAEDFFGVVLLNRSPGSICLTNKGKKLISQTLNVVETVENLREEFHATFSAEGEDLILGATSLILEVWLKQYLQRFQLCFPGRNIKEIHTQNSSFFSHSQLLDIDLLLNSCSGYKEEHHCTRLTTHKMVLFSFGENKYFNEYRLIKINEIDWTEVVLLDEVHRELSKNGILLHQLSGVNILSSYQDVLKYASENQKSTILPDFCEADIISQYQVLTLTIQDVNEYGIYIHVPRFSELLISAEGLVRSFRLEQNNLESVPNVNLILGSSSAKEENVLKIGIQRDSIGQFIAGYGTKYISDLQRSSSLIEQPIFKNIEINRDFELQILPCSSGEEMNHQMKRGELDICILDDISLLNNGSQFFDDLSFGSKLIGIASYNLLGQDVNIVLHKDSAINTVQELKGKRISTLFGSNAHRFIITLFDLYNMDVSKDCKLVNEDPQRASRSLANKTIDAYVCCHTFASILEGYAFVRKLPLSQTDSLRIPSIRGIVCRSQFIKENPKIVVAYLHDLLVANYWFNSSPIQATDLLTKVIDVRKNQINQFFNPVFGNRIDPTLKPQWSWLLKTLNRRLEGKYGISLFDVDFWIDDYFLRLVYNLLNLDYHFHQVSFASEFSSSYFLEEQFSRHMKVLYENYDLPQKY; the protein is encoded by the coding sequence ATGAATAAGATTAAACTCGAAGATATTACCCTCAATCACCTCAAAATTTTAAAAGCGGTAGATGACTGTGGTAGCTTCTCGAAAGCAGCCCAAAAACTAGGATATAGTCAAGCACTAATTAGTAAAAAAGTAAAGCAAGCAGAGGATTTTTTCGGAGTAGTTCTGTTAAATCGCTCTCCTGGCTCTATCTGCTTAACTAATAAAGGCAAAAAATTGATTTCTCAAACACTTAATGTCGTTGAAACTGTAGAAAATCTACGAGAAGAATTTCACGCAACATTTAGCGCCGAGGGTGAAGATTTGATATTGGGGGCGACTAGTTTAATTTTAGAAGTCTGGTTAAAACAATATTTGCAGCGATTTCAGCTTTGTTTTCCCGGTAGAAATATCAAAGAAATTCATACTCAAAATAGTAGTTTTTTCTCACATTCTCAACTCTTAGATATAGATTTACTGCTCAACAGTTGCTCTGGCTATAAAGAAGAACACCACTGTACTAGATTAACAACTCATAAAATGGTGTTGTTCTCTTTTGGGGAAAATAAATATTTCAATGAGTATCGCTTGATTAAAATAAATGAGATTGATTGGACTGAAGTTGTACTTTTAGATGAAGTTCATCGAGAACTATCTAAAAATGGAATTTTGTTGCATCAATTAAGTGGAGTCAATATACTATCAAGTTATCAAGATGTCCTCAAATATGCTTCAGAAAATCAAAAATCAACTATTTTACCTGACTTTTGTGAAGCTGATATCATATCTCAATATCAAGTTTTAACCCTGACTATACAAGATGTTAATGAATATGGAATTTATATTCATGTTCCCCGCTTTAGTGAATTATTAATCTCCGCAGAGGGTTTAGTCAGAAGTTTTAGACTCGAACAAAATAACTTGGAAAGTGTGCCTAATGTAAATTTAATTTTAGGTAGCTCTTCTGCTAAAGAGGAAAATGTTCTCAAAATAGGTATTCAGCGTGATTCCATAGGACAATTTATTGCAGGATATGGAACTAAGTATATTTCTGATTTACAGAGATCATCCTCATTAATTGAACAGCCTATTTTTAAAAATATTGAAATTAATCGAGATTTCGAGCTACAAATTCTGCCCTGTTCTTCTGGAGAAGAAATGAACCATCAAATGAAAAGGGGAGAACTAGATATTTGTATTTTAGATGATATTTCTCTCTTGAATAATGGGAGTCAATTCTTTGATGATTTAAGTTTTGGTTCTAAATTAATTGGGATTGCTTCGTATAATCTTTTGGGTCAGGATGTGAACATTGTTCTCCATAAAGATTCTGCCATAAATACTGTCCAGGAACTTAAAGGCAAGCGGATTTCTACGTTATTTGGTTCCAATGCTCATCGATTCATCATTACTCTGTTTGACCTCTATAATATGGATGTGAGTAAAGATTGTAAATTAGTAAATGAAGATCCACAAAGGGCTAGTAGGAGTCTCGCTAACAAAACTATAGATGCCTATGTCTGTTGTCACACTTTTGCGTCAATTTTAGAAGGATATGCTTTTGTCAGAAAGCTACCTCTATCTCAAACAGATAGTTTAAGAATTCCATCAATTAGAGGAATTGTTTGTCGTTCGCAATTTATTAAAGAAAACCCGAAAATTGTTGTAGCTTATTTACATGATTTACTAGTTGCTAACTATTGGTTTAATTCATCCCCAATTCAGGCAACAGATTTATTAACTAAAGTGATTGATGTGAGAAAAAACCAAATAAATCAGTTTTTTAATCCTGTATTTGGTAATCGTATTGATCCGACACTCAAACCTCAATGGTCTTGGTTACTAAAAACTTTAAATCGCAGGTTGGAAGGAAAATATGGCATTTCATTGTTTGATGTAGATTTCTGGATAGATGATTATTTTTTGAGGCTTGTCTACAACCTGCTAAATTTAGATTATCATTTTCATCAGGTTTCTTTTGCAAGTGAATTTTCTAGTAGCTATTTTTTAGAAGAACAGTTTAGCCGACACATGAAAGTTCTCTATGAGAATTATGATTTACCACAGAAATATTGA
- a CDS encoding LLM class flavin-dependent oxidoreductase: MPLQFGIWSPVCGGWLRVVNHEANVSTQDLVKLAVEADKLGYDFYYIPEHYLNAIHGPKYHVADGWITAALASLNTKNIKIVAAVQPGFKLPAVVANVSANIQNQLSNSRFALSGIAGWWKLEVESYGDVWLPHSERYARLEEYIDVIKGLWTVDDFNYVGKYYTIKNGIITDKPTPTPPIFIAGESDRAINLAARHGDYLFINADEPEKTAALVQKVKTLAIARYGRNIKVAMSAFAIVSEYTAEAEARLAAIYRSADQQQIKYFQEQIDPNVVAHNKLDISQTIEANLGLSAQLVGDRYTIIQRLKEYETVGVDLIILKFESMLEDTIRFHKLVISEYTQQNNLVRL, from the coding sequence ATGCCACTTCAGTTTGGAATTTGGTCGCCTGTCTGTGGTGGATGGTTGCGGGTTGTGAATCATGAGGCTAATGTATCTACGCAAGATTTAGTAAAACTGGCAGTTGAAGCAGACAAGTTAGGTTATGACTTCTATTACATTCCTGAACATTACTTGAATGCTATTCATGGCCCGAAATATCATGTTGCAGATGGTTGGATTACAGCAGCTTTAGCCAGTTTGAACACCAAGAACATCAAGATTGTTGCGGCTGTACAACCCGGTTTTAAACTACCTGCGGTGGTTGCCAATGTGAGTGCAAACATTCAAAATCAATTAAGTAACAGCAGATTTGCCCTGAGTGGGATTGCTGGATGGTGGAAGTTAGAAGTAGAAAGTTATGGAGATGTTTGGCTACCCCATAGTGAGAGATACGCCCGATTAGAAGAGTATATTGATGTCATCAAGGGGCTGTGGACAGTCGATGACTTTAATTATGTTGGTAAATATTACACTATTAAAAATGGTATTATCACTGATAAACCTACACCAACACCACCAATTTTCATTGCTGGCGAATCAGACCGGGCAATTAATTTAGCAGCCCGTCACGGAGATTATTTATTTATCAATGCTGATGAACCAGAAAAAACAGCAGCATTGGTGCAGAAGGTGAAAACATTGGCGATCGCTCGCTACGGGCGTAATATTAAAGTAGCTATGAGTGCTTTTGCGATCGTTAGTGAATATACAGCCGAAGCTGAAGCTAGACTAGCCGCGATTTATCGTTCTGCGGATCAGCAACAGATTAAATACTTTCAAGAACAAATAGATCCTAACGTAGTTGCCCACAACAAACTAGATATCAGCCAAACCATTGAAGCGAATCTCGGTTTATCTGCTCAACTGGTAGGCGATCGCTATACAATTATTCAACGTCTCAAAGAATACGAAACTGTTGGCGTTGATTTAATCATACTCAAATTTGAATCGATGTTGGAAGATACTATTCGCTTCCACAAACTAGTTATTTCCGAATACACACAGCAGAATAACTTAGTTAGGTTGTAA
- the sfnG gene encoding dimethylsulfone monooxygenase SfnG — MVDIKFAYWIPNVSGGLVVSKIPQRTNWTYDYNAQLAQTAEEVGFEYALAQARFIASYGAEYQLEAFTTVSALAPVTKKLKLIAAVHPGLWHPGVVAKIGASIDFLSNGRFALNIVSGWFKDEFTIYGEHWLDHDERYRRSEEFIRVLKGLWTEDEFHFKGDFYRINGGWVKPRPVNQNPHPEIFQGGNSKAARRMAGRVSDWYFMNGNTLEGVKEQIAEVSELARREGRTIKFGLNSFIIVRDTEAEAHEVLREIIAQADVEAVKGFGEAVKQAGAATREREGMWANSNFEDLVQYNDGFKSGLIGTAEQVAEKIRQFHEAGVDLILGGFLHYTDDLPAFGKNVIPIVRELKSHRRTADELVGV, encoded by the coding sequence ATGGTAGATATTAAGTTCGCATACTGGATTCCCAACGTTAGTGGGGGGTTAGTAGTTAGTAAAATTCCCCAACGGACAAACTGGACTTACGACTATAATGCTCAACTGGCTCAAACTGCTGAAGAGGTTGGGTTTGAATATGCTTTAGCCCAAGCTAGATTTATCGCCAGCTATGGGGCTGAGTACCAACTAGAGGCATTTACAACCGTATCAGCCCTCGCACCAGTCACCAAAAAATTGAAGTTGATTGCGGCGGTTCATCCGGGATTATGGCATCCAGGAGTAGTTGCCAAAATCGGAGCCAGTATTGATTTTCTCTCTAACGGACGATTTGCTTTGAATATAGTTAGCGGCTGGTTCAAAGATGAATTCACTATATATGGTGAACATTGGTTAGACCATGACGAACGCTATCGCCGTTCCGAAGAATTTATCCGCGTCCTCAAAGGTTTGTGGACTGAGGATGAGTTTCACTTTAAAGGCGACTTTTACCGGATTAACGGCGGTTGGGTCAAGCCTAGACCGGTGAATCAGAATCCCCATCCAGAAATATTCCAAGGTGGTAACTCTAAAGCAGCCCGGCGGATGGCTGGCCGCGTCTCTGATTGGTATTTCATGAATGGTAATACCTTAGAAGGTGTGAAAGAGCAGATTGCTGAAGTGTCTGAATTAGCTCGTCGAGAAGGACGCACAATTAAATTTGGGCTAAATTCCTTTATCATCGTGCGAGATACAGAAGCAGAAGCCCATGAAGTATTGCGCGAAATTATTGCTCAAGCCGATGTAGAAGCAGTGAAAGGATTTGGCGAAGCTGTCAAACAAGCTGGAGCTGCAACTCGTGAACGTGAGGGAATGTGGGCAAATTCCAATTTTGAAGATTTAGTGCAGTACAACGATGGCTTCAAGTCAGGTTTGATTGGCACTGCTGAACAAGTAGCGGAGAAGATTCGCCAATTCCATGAAGCAGGAGTTGATCTCATTCTTGGCGGCTTCTTACACTACACAGATGATTTGCCAGCATTTGGTAAGAACGTAATCCCCATTGTGCGCGAACTTAAATCTCATCGTCGGACAGCTGATGAGTTGGTTGGGGTGTAA
- a CDS encoding SfnB family sulfur acquisition oxidoreductase, translating into MTSLINTEQKAHIIRDDKEAIAIAHELAAEFAKGDSERDQTRRLPAEEVQKFSQSGLWGITVPKEYGGAFVSNVTLAEVIKIISEADSSLGQIPQNHLYMVEAVRLDGTDDQKKFFFDLVLQGKRFGNAFSEIGTKSVTDVQTKLQPDGSDYILNGRKYYSAGALLAHWVPVIASNPDGKTVVAFVERDAQGLTLLDDWTSFGQRTTASGTTIIENVKVKAEHVIPHYLAFERATPMGAIAQIIQAAVDVGIAKAAVRDTIHFVRKYTRPWVDSNLEKGYEDPLTLYEFGNVQIQVHAAEALLRRAGEFLDIANESGLEEPKVVEASIAVAEVKALATEAAILATNKLFELAGTKSTLEEFNYNRHWRNARAHTLHDPVRWKYYAVGNYFLNGVYPPRHPWL; encoded by the coding sequence ATGACATCACTAATTAATACAGAACAAAAGGCGCATATTATTCGTGATGACAAAGAAGCGATCGCGATCGCCCATGAATTAGCGGCGGAGTTTGCTAAGGGTGACTCAGAACGCGACCAAACTCGGCGTTTACCTGCCGAAGAAGTGCAGAAGTTCTCCCAAAGCGGATTGTGGGGAATTACAGTCCCGAAAGAATATGGCGGTGCTTTTGTATCAAACGTCACCCTAGCAGAAGTAATTAAAATCATCTCCGAAGCCGATTCTAGCCTCGGTCAAATTCCCCAAAATCACCTCTACATGGTGGAAGCAGTCAGGTTGGATGGTACGGATGATCAGAAAAAGTTCTTCTTTGATTTAGTTCTACAAGGCAAACGCTTTGGTAATGCCTTCTCGGAAATTGGTACTAAATCTGTCACCGATGTGCAAACCAAGTTACAACCAGATGGTTCTGACTACATACTCAATGGACGCAAATACTACTCGGCTGGCGCATTACTGGCACATTGGGTTCCTGTGATTGCCAGCAACCCCGATGGTAAAACAGTAGTGGCATTTGTTGAGAGAGATGCCCAAGGACTAACCCTACTTGATGACTGGACGAGCTTTGGACAGCGCACCACAGCTAGTGGTACTACCATTATTGAAAATGTCAAAGTCAAGGCAGAACACGTCATACCGCACTACTTAGCCTTTGAACGAGCTACTCCAATGGGTGCGATCGCTCAAATCATCCAAGCCGCCGTAGACGTGGGAATTGCCAAAGCCGCAGTCCGTGACACCATTCACTTTGTCCGTAAATATACGCGCCCTTGGGTTGACAGCAATTTAGAAAAAGGCTACGAAGACCCCCTGACACTATATGAATTTGGTAACGTGCAAATTCAAGTTCATGCTGCGGAAGCTTTGCTGCGTCGTGCAGGCGAATTTCTTGACATCGCTAACGAGTCAGGCTTAGAAGAACCCAAGGTAGTTGAAGCCTCGATTGCAGTTGCAGAAGTCAAAGCCTTAGCCACCGAAGCCGCAATCCTAGCTACCAACAAGTTATTTGAACTAGCAGGTACTAAATCTACATTGGAAGAATTCAACTACAATCGCCACTGGCGAAATGCCCGCGCTCATACACTCCACGATCCCGTCCGTTGGAAATACTACGCTGTTGGTAACTACTTCCTGAATGGTGTTTATCCCCCGCGCCATCCTTGGCTGTAA
- a CDS encoding acyl-CoA dehydrogenase family protein, producing the protein MQLIKTKESQNYLDLAKSLAQEFAATAVERDVQGGTPKHERDRLRQSNLLKLIVPTEYGGLGESWITVFRITREFAKVDSSIAHVFSYHHLGVVVPHIFGSTEQKQRYYAETIDNNWFWCNALNPLDRRTTLTPENNHFRLHGSKSFCSGSQDSDILPITATDQKTGELKILAIPTQRQGVTVHDDWDNIGQRQTDSGTVTFENVLVYPDEILGIRDKPSQPFTTIRACLTQLNLANIYLGIAQGAFEAAKTYTGTNTKPWLTSGVESATQDPYIIQHYGNFWVELQTATCLVDQAGELLQQAWEKEWSLTAEQRGECALFIATAKVVATRVGLDITNRIFEVMGARATNAKYGFDRYWRNLRTFTLHDPVDYKIRDIGNWALNDQLPKPNFYS; encoded by the coding sequence ATGCAATTAATCAAAACTAAAGAGTCTCAAAATTATCTGGATCTAGCTAAATCTTTAGCGCAGGAATTTGCTGCTACTGCTGTAGAACGCGATGTCCAAGGGGGAACACCAAAACATGAACGCGATCGCCTGCGCCAAAGCAACTTGCTAAAATTGATCGTACCGACAGAGTACGGTGGTTTAGGAGAAAGCTGGATTACCGTTTTCAGAATTACCCGCGAGTTTGCCAAGGTTGATAGTTCTATTGCTCACGTCTTTTCTTACCACCATCTAGGGGTAGTAGTTCCGCATATATTTGGTTCAACAGAGCAGAAGCAGCGATATTATGCAGAAACTATTGACAACAATTGGTTTTGGTGCAATGCTCTCAACCCTTTAGATAGAAGAACGACGCTGACACCAGAAAATAATCACTTCCGTCTTCATGGCAGCAAAAGCTTTTGCTCTGGCTCCCAAGACTCGGATATATTACCGATCACCGCTACTGATCAAAAAACTGGTGAATTGAAAATTCTGGCAATTCCTACCCAACGCCAAGGTGTGACTGTTCATGATGATTGGGATAACATAGGGCAACGTCAGACAGATAGCGGTACTGTGACATTTGAAAATGTGCTGGTATACCCAGACGAAATTCTGGGTATTAGAGATAAACCCAGTCAACCCTTCACCACGATTCGCGCCTGCTTAACTCAATTGAATCTGGCTAATATCTATTTAGGAATTGCCCAAGGAGCATTTGAAGCTGCTAAAACCTATACTGGCACTAATACTAAACCTTGGCTGACATCAGGTGTAGAAAGTGCTACCCAAGATCCATACATTATCCAGCATTACGGCAATTTCTGGGTTGAGCTACAGACTGCTACTTGTCTAGTTGACCAAGCAGGAGAATTATTACAACAAGCTTGGGAAAAAGAATGGTCACTCACCGCAGAACAACGGGGAGAATGTGCGCTGTTTATCGCTACAGCCAAAGTCGTCGCTACTAGAGTCGGCTTAGATATCACCAACCGCATCTTTGAAGTTATGGGCGCACGCGCTACTAATGCCAAGTATGGTTTTGACCGCTATTGGCGGAATCTCCGCACGTTCACTCTCCATGATCCTGTTGATTATAAAATCAGAGATATAGGAAATTGGGCGTTAAATGATCAACTGCCAAAACCCAACTTTTATTCTTAG
- a CDS encoding LD-carboxypeptidase has product MKRRTFITTCGFTALATQIPLAKVQGQLSPNTIIKPPRLQAGDTVGLISPAGVIDAEDLANAKRSLTELGLKIKLGNHILDRYGYLAGTDANRADDVNAMFADNSVNAIMTMRGGWGCNRILPLLNYPQIRTHPKIIMGFSDITALVLAIYARSRVLTFHGPNATSTWNDFTVDYAKRILFDGEAVTMENLKTEDVQFETIASGKATGKLIGGNLSVIAAMVGSPYLPAWYKSILFVEDVREDVYRIDRMLTQLKNAGILNQISGLIFGRCTDCSIGDEPSFKLTQVLREHIIPLKIPAWYGSMIGHIKDKFTLPIGLNVEINADAGTIKMLESAVVRGDR; this is encoded by the coding sequence TTGAAACGACGCACATTTATTACCACCTGTGGTTTCACCGCTTTAGCTACACAGATACCTCTGGCTAAGGTTCAAGGTCAACTATCGCCAAACACCATTATCAAGCCACCCCGCCTCCAAGCGGGAGATACGGTAGGATTAATTTCTCCGGCTGGTGTCATTGATGCGGAAGATTTAGCCAATGCCAAGCGATCGCTCACCGAGTTAGGATTAAAAATTAAATTAGGCAACCATATTTTAGATAGGTACGGCTATTTAGCTGGTACAGATGCTAACCGCGCCGACGATGTAAACGCGATGTTTGCAGATAATTCCGTCAACGCCATTATGACTATGCGCGGCGGTTGGGGTTGTAATCGCATTTTACCTTTACTGAACTATCCCCAGATTCGCACCCATCCTAAAATTATCATGGGGTTTAGTGATATTACTGCTTTGGTGTTGGCTATTTATGCCCGTAGTCGAGTCCTGACTTTTCACGGGCCGAATGCCACATCTACTTGGAATGATTTTACTGTAGATTATGCCAAGCGCATCTTATTTGATGGCGAAGCAGTCACAATGGAAAATCTTAAAACTGAAGATGTCCAATTTGAGACGATTGCATCAGGAAAAGCCACAGGTAAATTAATAGGTGGTAACTTATCAGTGATAGCAGCAATGGTAGGTTCACCTTATCTACCTGCTTGGTACAAAAGCATTTTATTTGTGGAAGATGTCAGAGAAGATGTTTATCGCATCGACCGAATGTTAACTCAGCTAAAAAACGCTGGGATTCTCAATCAAATTTCTGGTTTGATTTTTGGTAGATGCACTGACTGTAGTATTGGCGATGAACCATCTTTTAAATTAACTCAAGTCTTACGCGAACATATTATTCCCTTAAAAATTCCGGCTTGGTATGGTTCAATGATTGGTCATATTAAAGATAAATTTACATTGCCAATTGGTTTAAATGTTGAAATAAATGCCGATGCTGGCACAATTAAAATGTTGGAATCGGCTGTGGTGAGAGGGGATAGGTGA
- a CDS encoding GTPase family protein — translation MTEQPNTNLPSADSQSTNEPSGGQTQSVNNNWKNRITGIWQKATSSLMQLLPVEQVSQTVVEWYSVSEAQVAEILEAVRAELPTTEALLIGKPQAGKSSIVRGLTGVSAEIIGQGFRPHTQHTERYAYPSGDLPLLIFTDTVGLGDVNQETQIIIQELLGDLQKASRGARVLILTVKINDFATDTLRKIAQNLRQQYPDIPCLLAVTCLHEVYPVDVVDHPVYPPEYDEVQRAFAEIQQAFSGLCDRAVLIDFTLEEDGYNPVFYGLEEFRDALAELLPEAEARAINQLLSQGVGQQIGNIYRDAGRRYMLTFSVMAATLAAIPLPFATMPVLTALQVSMVGLLGKLYGQTITPSQAGGIVSAIAGGFFAQAIGRELVKIIPGFGSAIAASWAAAYTWSLGEAACVYFGDVIGGKKPDPQKIQSVMQAEFQAAKERFKGIKR, via the coding sequence ATGACTGAGCAACCTAATACTAATTTGCCATCAGCAGATTCTCAATCTACCAATGAACCGTCTGGAGGTCAAACGCAGTCGGTTAATAACAATTGGAAAAACCGCATTACAGGAATCTGGCAAAAAGCTACATCTAGTTTGATGCAGTTGCTACCTGTGGAACAAGTATCGCAGACTGTGGTTGAATGGTATAGTGTCAGCGAAGCTCAGGTAGCAGAGATTTTAGAAGCTGTCCGTGCTGAACTGCCAACTACAGAAGCTTTGTTAATTGGTAAACCCCAAGCTGGTAAAAGTTCGATTGTGCGGGGACTGACTGGAGTTTCAGCAGAAATTATCGGACAAGGTTTTCGTCCCCATACCCAACATACTGAACGCTACGCCTATCCTTCTGGTGATTTACCGTTGCTGATTTTTACCGATACGGTGGGGTTAGGAGATGTTAATCAAGAAACTCAAATTATTATCCAAGAGTTGTTGGGTGATTTGCAAAAGGCTAGTCGTGGTGCGAGGGTGTTAATTCTCACCGTCAAGATTAATGATTTTGCCACGGATACGTTGCGAAAAATTGCCCAAAACCTACGTCAACAATATCCTGATATTCCTTGTTTACTGGCGGTGACTTGCTTACACGAAGTTTATCCTGTGGATGTGGTAGATCATCCAGTTTATCCACCAGAGTATGATGAAGTTCAACGGGCTTTTGCAGAAATTCAGCAAGCTTTTAGTGGATTGTGCGATCGCGCTGTGCTGATTGACTTTACTTTAGAAGAAGATGGTTACAATCCGGTATTTTATGGTTTAGAAGAGTTTCGAGATGCTTTAGCGGAATTGTTACCCGAAGCCGAAGCCCGCGCCATTAATCAGTTATTATCACAGGGAGTAGGTCAACAAATTGGTAATATCTACCGTGATGCGGGAAGGCGGTATATGTTGACTTTTTCAGTGATGGCAGCAACATTAGCAGCCATACCTCTACCATTTGCAACCATGCCTGTGTTAACAGCATTGCAAGTATCGATGGTAGGACTGTTAGGTAAATTATACGGGCAAACCATCACACCATCGCAAGCAGGCGGAATTGTGAGTGCGATCGCCGGCGGATTTTTCGCCCAAGCCATAGGACGGGAGTTAGTGAAAATTATCCCTGGTTTTGGCAGTGCGATCGCGGCTTCTTGGGCGGCGGCTTATACTTGGTCTTTAGGTGAAGCAGCTTGTGTTTATTTTGGCGATGTTATCGGTGGCAAAAAACCTGATCCGCAAAAGATACAATCTGTGATGCAAGCCGAGTTTCAAGCCGCGAAAGAACGGTTTAAGGGAATTAAGCGGTGA
- a CDS encoding metal ABC transporter permease, with translation MSYPIAELAITSSQDLVSLLQFPFMQRALIGAVLMGILGGLLGSFVTLRQLSFFSHAVGHAALVGVALGVLLQLNPTWMLLPFTLVFGVIVLYFVDKTDLGSDSVLSIVLSGALAIGVILSSLIQGYRGNLMAVLFGDILAIDTTDLILTLLILVGGAIFLFSTLRQQILLTLNPDVAKVQGIPVELYRYAFVVLLSLAVAVAIKAVGVLLVNAFLVIPAATAKLMSQHFSRFLWMSVIVGSISSIVGILVSGIFNIASGPSIVLVQFLLFIAVFVVIKLGWQTA, from the coding sequence ATGAGTTACCCCATTGCAGAGTTAGCCATTACTAGCAGTCAAGATTTAGTGAGTTTATTACAATTTCCCTTTATGCAACGGGCGCTGATTGGTGCTGTGTTGATGGGCATACTGGGAGGGTTACTGGGTAGTTTTGTCACTTTACGACAATTATCGTTTTTTAGCCATGCCGTTGGTCATGCGGCTTTAGTTGGTGTCGCCTTGGGTGTCCTGCTACAGTTAAATCCTACTTGGATGCTGTTACCCTTTACCTTGGTTTTTGGCGTTATCGTTCTTTACTTTGTTGATAAGACCGATTTAGGCAGTGATAGCGTACTTAGTATAGTTCTCTCTGGTGCCTTGGCGATCGGTGTCATTCTTTCTAGCTTGATTCAAGGATATCGGGGTAACCTGATGGCTGTGCTGTTTGGCGATATTCTCGCTATTGATACCACCGATTTGATTTTAACCCTACTCATCCTTGTAGGCGGCGCTATATTCTTATTCTCGACTTTGCGCCAGCAAATTTTACTCACCCTCAATCCTGATGTTGCTAAAGTCCAAGGTATTCCCGTGGAATTATATCGTTACGCCTTTGTGGTGCTGCTGTCACTAGCCGTTGCAGTGGCGATTAAAGCTGTGGGAGTTTTACTAGTTAACGCCTTCTTAGTGATCCCCGCCGCGACAGCCAAGCTGATGAGTCAGCATTTTAGCCGCTTTTTGTGGATGTCGGTAATTGTAGGTTCAATTAGCAGCATTGTAGGTATTCTGGTTTCAGGGATTTTTAACATCGCTTCTGGCCCTAGTATTGTGCTGGTTCAGTTCTTGCTATTCATTGCTGTGTTCGTTGTCATTAAACTGGGTTGGCAAACTGCATAA